One part of the Marinobacter sp. M3C genome encodes these proteins:
- a CDS encoding HAMP domain-containing sensor histidine kinase gives MKLLSQLRTSSFQLALLYMVVFATSVFLLLAFIYWRTAGFMTAQTDATIEAEIAGLAEQYRGRGVNGLITIIRERVAREPNAKSIYLLTTDEHVKLAGNIQQWPPITPSETGWINFKLDEAVGWMGNERLARARIFEVQGGLLLLVGRDVEELTKVKRVIGNTINWGMGITLALALMGGFLMSRSTTGRIEIINATSRRIMNGHLSLRIPNRGTEDDFDQLAENLNQMLDRIVYLMEGIRHVSDSIAHDLRTPLTRLRNQLENTLMSVDNDEAREQAGRAVAEADQLLATFNALLRIARLESRGNAGDVKAVAIDALVEDACELYEAVAEDKDQNFEQELEQGVNIEGDRDLLFQMFSNLIDNAIKYTPQHGTIRIVVRKENDEAVFSVQDSGIGVPDEEKSRVFQRFYRVGKSRSLPGNGLGLSLVNAVAEIHQARIELTDTHPGKEPPGLTITVRMPAVVKERRKRRRKTINAASPAIDDDTMI, from the coding sequence GTGAAACTGCTTAGCCAGCTCAGAACGTCGTCGTTCCAACTGGCACTGCTGTATATGGTGGTGTTTGCCACCTCGGTGTTCTTGCTTCTGGCGTTCATATACTGGCGTACGGCCGGTTTTATGACAGCCCAGACAGATGCCACTATTGAAGCCGAAATTGCGGGGCTGGCGGAGCAATATCGTGGGCGCGGCGTGAACGGCTTGATTACCATCATCCGTGAGCGTGTGGCCCGCGAACCCAACGCAAAGTCTATTTACCTACTGACCACCGACGAACATGTCAAACTCGCCGGCAACATTCAACAATGGCCGCCAATCACCCCCTCGGAAACCGGCTGGATCAACTTCAAACTCGATGAAGCAGTAGGCTGGATGGGCAACGAGCGCCTGGCCCGCGCGCGAATTTTTGAAGTGCAGGGCGGTCTGCTGCTGTTGGTAGGCCGCGATGTCGAAGAGCTGACCAAAGTTAAAAGAGTCATCGGAAACACCATCAATTGGGGTATGGGTATTACCTTGGCTCTGGCCTTGATGGGCGGCTTTTTGATGAGTCGCAGCACGACTGGCCGCATTGAAATTATTAACGCCACGTCGCGCCGAATCATGAACGGCCATCTGTCTTTGCGCATTCCTAACCGCGGTACCGAAGATGATTTTGACCAGCTGGCGGAAAATCTGAACCAGATGCTTGACCGCATAGTGTATCTGATGGAAGGCATTCGTCATGTGTCCGACAGCATTGCCCACGACTTGCGCACCCCACTTACCCGCTTGCGTAATCAACTCGAAAATACCCTGATGTCTGTGGATAACGACGAAGCCCGTGAACAGGCTGGCCGTGCGGTGGCCGAAGCTGATCAACTGCTGGCTACCTTCAATGCCCTCCTGCGAATTGCCCGTCTGGAAAGCCGTGGTAACGCAGGGGACGTAAAGGCTGTGGCAATAGATGCTTTGGTGGAAGACGCTTGTGAGCTTTACGAAGCAGTAGCCGAAGATAAAGATCAGAACTTCGAGCAAGAGCTGGAACAAGGTGTGAATATTGAAGGCGACCGGGATTTGCTGTTTCAGATGTTCAGTAATCTAATTGATAACGCCATTAAGTACACCCCGCAACACGGTACTATTCGCATTGTTGTGCGCAAAGAAAACGACGAGGCGGTATTTTCGGTGCAAGACAGCGGTATTGGCGTGCCAGACGAAGAGAAAAGCCGGGTATTTCAACGCTTCTACAGGGTGGGTAAAAGTCGCTCTTTACCCGGTAACGGGCTCGGCCTTAGCCTGGTGAATGCGGTTGCGGAAATTCATCAGGCCCGCATCGAGCTGACGGACACTCACCCCGGCAAAGAGCCGCCGGGGTTGACCATTACCGTGCGTATGCCGGCGGTGGTGAAAGAGCGCAGAAAGCGGCGCAGAAAAACTATCAACGCTGCTAGCCCTGCGATTGACGACGACACTATGATCTGA
- the greB gene encoding transcription elongation factor GreB, with translation MKTNLITREGYDLLQQELDQLWRHERPEVTRKVTWAAGLGDRSENADYQYNKKRLREIDRRVRYLRKRFEELKVVAYSPEQEGKVFFGAWVSLLDEDDKPLTFRIVGPDEIYGRNDYASVDAPLVRACLKKEVGDEVAVILPAGEKTWLIETIHYPY, from the coding sequence ATGAAAACCAATCTGATTACCCGCGAAGGCTATGATTTGCTGCAGCAAGAGCTGGATCAGCTCTGGCGCCACGAACGCCCGGAGGTTACCCGCAAGGTAACCTGGGCCGCCGGCCTTGGCGATCGCTCTGAAAACGCTGATTATCAATACAACAAAAAGCGACTGCGGGAGATAGACCGTCGCGTGCGCTATCTGCGTAAGCGTTTTGAAGAATTGAAGGTGGTTGCCTATTCGCCGGAGCAAGAAGGTAAGGTATTTTTTGGCGCCTGGGTCAGCCTGCTGGACGAAGACGACAAGCCACTGACGTTCCGCATTGTAGGGCCTGACGAAATCTACGGCCGCAACGATTACGCCTCTGTCGACGCACCTTTGGTGCGCGCCTGCCTGAAAAAAGAGGTGGGTGACGAAGTGGCGGTTATACTGCCGGCCGGCGAAAAAACCTGGCTCATTGAGACCATTCACTACCCTTACTGA
- a CDS encoding acyl-CoA-binding protein, translating into MSDLKIQFEQAVNQVQSADGDFKPSTEMKLEFYALYKQATVGDASGKRPGMMDFVGRAKYDAWAKLEGASKDQAMQQYINKLAAVK; encoded by the coding sequence ATGAGTGATCTAAAAATCCAGTTTGAACAGGCCGTAAATCAGGTACAGAGCGCCGACGGCGATTTTAAGCCTTCGACGGAAATGAAGCTCGAATTCTATGCGCTGTACAAGCAGGCAACCGTCGGCGATGCCAGCGGCAAGCGCCCTGGAATGATGGATTTTGTGGGTCGGGCAAAGTACGACGCCTGGGCCAAACTGGAAGGTGCGTCAAAAGACCAGGCAATGCAGCAGTACATCAACAAACTCGCTGCGGTTAAGTAG
- the tssB gene encoding type VI secretion system contractile sheath small subunit produces the protein MSAKDGSVAPKERINIKYVPATGDSQAETELPLKLFVVGDFKGHAETTPIEERKAVSVDKGNFRSVIKEAGLNLSASVGNKLDPEAEALAVNLAFHSLEDFSPDSIARQVPEMRKLIELREALVALKGPLGNVPSFRSKLQELLNNDSAREQLISELQLATDGE, from the coding sequence ATGTCTGCAAAAGACGGTTCTGTTGCGCCAAAAGAGCGCATCAATATCAAATATGTACCCGCTACTGGCGATAGCCAGGCCGAAACCGAGCTGCCACTCAAGCTGTTCGTGGTTGGCGATTTTAAGGGCCACGCCGAAACCACCCCTATCGAAGAACGCAAAGCCGTTAGCGTAGATAAAGGCAATTTTCGCTCGGTGATCAAAGAAGCCGGACTGAATCTTTCAGCCAGTGTTGGCAATAAGCTGGATCCAGAGGCCGAAGCCCTCGCGGTCAATCTGGCGTTTCACAGCCTTGAAGACTTTTCCCCCGACAGTATTGCACGCCAGGTTCCAGAGATGCGCAAGCTGATTGAGCTGCGTGAAGCCTTGGTCGCCTTAAAAGGCCCGCTGGGCAACGTGCCGTCGTTTCGCAGTAAGCTGCAAGAATTGCTGAACAACGACAGCGCCCGGGAGCAACTGATAAGCGAACTGCAACTGGCCACAGACGGCGAGTAA
- the tssC gene encoding type VI secretion system contractile sheath large subunit → MSDTAGQHTAAETVVEGSLLDQVMANSRMAPADEGYEVARKGVATFITNLLRSDEKGQPVNKALVDQMVVELDRKISAQMDEILHAPSLQELESSWRGLKLMVDRTDFRENIKVDILHATKAELLEDFEFAPDVTQTGFYQHIYATEYGQFGGEPVAAVVGNYAFNPGAADIKLLHYVASVGAMAHAPFLSSVAPSFFGIDGYQELPAIKELKAVFEGPRYTKWRGLRESEDARYLGLTAPRFLLRTPYDPAENPVRSFNYKEDVSADHEHYLWGNTAYLLATRLSESFAKYRWCPNIIGPQSGGSVENLPVHLFESFGQLEAKIPTEVLITDRREFELADEGFIALTMRKGSDNAAFFSANSVQKTRQFPNTREGKIAETNYKLGTQLPYMMVVNRLAHYIKVLQREQIGSWKERQDLERELNTWIRQYVADQENPPAEVRSRRPLRAARITVSDVEGEPGWYQVMLSVRPHFKYMGANFELSLVGRLDKE, encoded by the coding sequence ATGTCTGATACTGCCGGGCAGCACACGGCTGCTGAAACTGTTGTGGAGGGTTCTTTGCTGGACCAGGTAATGGCCAACAGCAGAATGGCGCCAGCGGATGAAGGCTATGAGGTAGCGCGCAAAGGCGTTGCTACCTTCATCACCAATCTGCTGCGAAGTGATGAAAAAGGCCAGCCGGTGAACAAAGCGCTGGTGGACCAGATGGTGGTGGAACTGGATCGTAAAATCAGCGCGCAGATGGACGAAATTCTGCACGCGCCTAGCCTGCAAGAGTTGGAATCGTCCTGGCGCGGGCTCAAGCTGATGGTCGACCGCACCGACTTCCGTGAAAACATTAAAGTAGACATTCTGCACGCCACCAAAGCCGAGCTGCTGGAAGACTTCGAGTTCGCTCCGGATGTGACTCAAACAGGCTTTTACCAGCACATTTATGCTACCGAATACGGCCAGTTTGGCGGTGAACCGGTGGCCGCGGTGGTGGGCAATTACGCCTTCAACCCCGGCGCGGCAGACATCAAGCTTCTGCACTATGTGGCTTCTGTGGGTGCCATGGCTCATGCTCCGTTTTTGTCATCGGTGGCGCCGTCGTTTTTCGGCATAGACGGCTATCAAGAGCTGCCGGCCATCAAGGAATTAAAAGCGGTCTTCGAGGGACCTCGCTACACCAAATGGCGCGGCCTGCGCGAATCTGAAGACGCCCGCTACCTGGGCCTGACCGCGCCGCGCTTCTTGCTGCGCACGCCTTATGACCCGGCTGAAAATCCGGTGCGCAGTTTTAATTACAAAGAAGACGTATCCGCTGACCACGAGCACTATCTGTGGGGCAATACGGCGTATCTTCTGGCCACCCGGCTGAGCGAAAGCTTTGCCAAGTACCGCTGGTGTCCGAATATCATCGGTCCGCAAAGCGGCGGCTCGGTGGAAAACCTGCCGGTGCACCTGTTTGAGTCCTTTGGCCAGCTGGAAGCAAAAATTCCCACCGAAGTACTGATCACCGATCGCCGCGAATTCGAACTGGCGGATGAAGGTTTTATTGCACTCACCATGCGCAAAGGGAGCGACAACGCAGCGTTTTTCTCCGCAAACTCGGTGCAGAAAACCCGTCAGTTCCCGAACACCCGTGAGGGCAAAATCGCCGAGACCAATTACAAGCTAGGCACCCAGTTGCCTTACATGATGGTGGTTAACCGTCTTGCGCATTACATCAAGGTGTTGCAGCGGGAGCAGATCGGTTCTTGGAAAGAACGCCAGGATCTGGAGCGTGAGCTGAACACCTGGATTCGCCAGTACGTAGCCGATCAGGAAAATCCGCCGGCGGAGGTGCGTAGCCGCCGACCACTAAGGGCTGCCCGCATTACGGTGTCAGACGTAGAAGGTGAACCGGGCTGGTATCAGGTGATGCTGTCAGTAAGGCCGCACTTCAAGTATATGGGCGCCAATTTTGAGTTGTCGCTGGTGGGCCGGCTGGACAAGGAATAG
- the tssE gene encoding type VI secretion system baseplate subunit TssE, whose product MFGVSEADFPLPAVPSGLSLFERLEQAGESAVPLLDELGDVVQSIKRHLVRLLNAHPGASPSAPELGLLDFNDATLGTVDLGIRVRDAIRQCIEHFEPRVNRVNVLALPQGANPLQLRFQVTVHLRVAAVDDKATIDLLLDDKRYYRVI is encoded by the coding sequence ATGTTCGGTGTTTCTGAGGCAGACTTTCCACTCCCCGCTGTGCCATCCGGGCTTAGCCTGTTCGAACGCCTGGAGCAGGCGGGCGAATCGGCCGTGCCGCTGTTGGACGAGCTGGGCGATGTGGTGCAGTCCATCAAACGCCATCTGGTGCGCCTACTCAATGCCCACCCCGGTGCTAGCCCCAGCGCGCCTGAACTGGGCTTGCTGGACTTCAACGACGCTACCCTGGGCACTGTTGATTTGGGTATTCGGGTGCGTGACGCCATCCGTCAGTGCATCGAACACTTTGAGCCCCGGGTGAACAGGGTGAACGTTCTGGCATTACCTCAGGGCGCGAACCCGCTTCAGCTGCGTTTTCAGGTAACCGTGCATTTGCGGGTGGCAGCGGTAGACGACAAAGCGACCATCGATCTGCTACTGGACGACAAACGCTATTACCGGGTGATCTGA
- the tssF gene encoding type VI secretion system baseplate subunit TssF — protein MKLNRFYQDELSFLKLQGREFAQSHPQLTRFLSEQSADPDVERLLEGFAFLTGKLREKVEDEFPELTHSLLNLLWPNYLRPVPSLTIMRFDPQLHAISERQRVPRHTEVKSRPVGEANRQIQCRFRTCRALDIYPLTVAAVKAEHGPQRSSVTVSLGVHSDQPVNGLGLDSLQFYLGGNEPNASTLYLWLNHYLDAMELVVGDTAWPLPTERLRPAGFADDEALLPYPQSALPGHRLLQEYLSLPEAFRFVTVTGLSSRLPNLQADEISLRFHFSRLLPVQMRVGVDDFQLYCTPAINLFSHEGEPVDLNGRQTEYRILASSRSPDHYEVFSVEQVEGWLEGHTGRNAPRIYTPFESFRHDMDSEQQATPLYYHLRARQSVLNNGFDHYMAFVRADESACVNRQEAISLSLVCSNRQLPEQLAAGEICMGTESSPTFASFRNITRPTAAIRPTLDGRLLWALVANLSLNYVAAPDAEALRTLMRLYDFRALSDRQAARIACQRQSAIKRLELQTLDRMLRGLPVRGSRTSLFLSQQGFASEGELYLFGTVLSRFFALYASINAFHQLDVVNTDNQERYTWTLQHDQQLLM, from the coding sequence ATGAAATTGAACCGTTTCTATCAGGATGAGTTGAGCTTCCTCAAGCTCCAAGGGCGGGAGTTTGCGCAAAGCCATCCTCAGCTTACGCGTTTTCTATCGGAGCAGAGCGCAGACCCTGACGTGGAGCGGCTGTTGGAAGGCTTTGCCTTTTTGACCGGCAAGCTACGGGAAAAAGTGGAAGATGAATTTCCCGAGCTGACCCATTCGCTGTTAAACCTGCTGTGGCCCAACTACTTGCGCCCTGTGCCAAGCTTGACCATCATGCGTTTTGACCCACAGCTGCACGCCATCAGCGAACGCCAGCGGGTGCCGCGCCACACTGAAGTGAAAAGCCGGCCGGTGGGCGAAGCCAATCGCCAGATCCAATGCCGTTTCCGTACCTGCCGTGCCCTCGACATCTATCCATTGACGGTGGCCGCGGTGAAGGCTGAGCACGGGCCGCAGCGATCATCTGTCACGGTGTCGCTGGGTGTGCACAGCGATCAGCCGGTGAACGGTCTGGGGCTTGATAGCCTGCAATTTTATCTGGGTGGGAATGAGCCAAACGCCTCCACGCTTTACTTATGGTTAAACCACTATCTGGACGCTATGGAACTGGTGGTGGGCGACACCGCTTGGCCGTTGCCTACTGAGCGGCTTCGGCCTGCGGGCTTTGCAGACGACGAGGCGTTGTTGCCCTATCCGCAGAGCGCTTTACCCGGCCACCGCCTTCTGCAGGAATATCTGAGCCTGCCCGAGGCCTTCCGTTTTGTAACCGTCACGGGCCTGTCTTCGCGTTTGCCGAATCTGCAGGCAGACGAAATCAGCCTGCGCTTTCATTTCAGCCGCCTATTGCCGGTGCAGATGCGCGTGGGCGTGGATGATTTTCAGTTGTACTGTACACCTGCTATTAACCTGTTCAGCCATGAAGGTGAGCCGGTGGACTTGAATGGGCGGCAGACCGAGTACCGAATTCTGGCGTCCAGCCGCTCGCCCGACCACTATGAAGTGTTCAGCGTTGAGCAGGTTGAAGGTTGGCTGGAGGGGCATACCGGGCGAAATGCTCCGCGCATTTACACGCCGTTCGAAAGTTTCCGCCATGACATGGACAGCGAGCAACAGGCAACGCCTTTGTATTATCACCTGCGGGCGCGGCAAAGCGTGCTTAACAACGGTTTTGACCATTACATGGCGTTTGTGCGCGCAGACGAATCCGCCTGCGTGAACCGGCAGGAAGCCATTTCGCTGAGCCTTGTGTGCAGCAACAGGCAACTGCCGGAACAACTGGCAGCAGGGGAAATCTGCATGGGCACCGAAAGCTCGCCAACCTTCGCCAGCTTTCGCAATATTACCCGGCCAACAGCTGCGATCAGGCCGACTCTGGACGGGCGGTTGCTGTGGGCATTGGTGGCCAACTTGTCGCTAAACTACGTAGCGGCTCCAGACGCCGAGGCTTTACGCACGTTGATGCGCCTGTACGATTTTCGCGCGTTGTCTGACCGGCAGGCTGCGCGAATTGCCTGCCAGCGTCAGTCGGCCATTAAGCGCCTGGAGTTGCAGACGCTAGACCGGATGTTGCGGGGATTACCGGTACGAGGCTCTCGCACCAGCTTGTTTTTAAGCCAGCAGGGGTTTGCCTCGGAAGGCGAACTGTACCTGTTTGGCACGGTGTTGAGTCGATTTTTTGCACTCTATGCCAGTATCAATGCTTTTCACCAACTGGATGTGGTGAATACCGATAATCAGGAACGCTATACATGGACGTTACAGCACGATCAGCAGCTGCTGATGTAG